From Rhinoraja longicauda isolate Sanriku21f chromosome 24, sRhiLon1.1, whole genome shotgun sequence, one genomic window encodes:
- the prelp gene encoding prolargin isoform X2, translated as MTHLGYILSIGLLLTAVVDGQRRPSRPKPPRIRPPKTPKPPRPSRAAFAEPVEPFHATTLPPPLPPGPRSVFPDCPRECLCPPDHPNALYCDSRNLRLVPLIPPRIEYLYLQNNFIEALPGRSFRNATELKWINLDNNRISSRKVDKDLFTILNKVLFLYMARNRLDAVPSNLPPSLEQLRLARNQISKIPPGTFTHLENLTLLDLHHNNLPDNVFNRNTFKGLNSLMQLNLAHNSLRKMPPTVPPHIFQLFLDKNRISQIPSNYFKNLHQLAFLRLNFNQLTDKGIPNGIFNVSTLLDLHLSNNKLNSMPVINPKLEHLHLSYNHIERINGSEVCPRSLASIALNSHDLEAIPRLRYLRLDGNALVPPIPIDFMMCFRLLQAIVI; from the exons ATGACGCACCTGGGATACATCCTTTCCATCGGCTTGCTGCTGACCGCTGTGGTTGACGGCCAACGGCGGCCATCCAGACCAAAGCCTCCTCGGATCAGGCCGCCGAAGACACCGAAGCCCCCGAGGCCGAGCAGGGCCGCCTTCGCCGAGCCCGTGGAACCGTTCCACGCCACCACCTTGCCTCCGCCGCTCCCTCCTGGCCCACGCTCCGTCTTCCCCGACTGCCCCAGGGAGTGCCTGTGCCCACCGGACCACCCCAATGCCCTCTACTGCGACAGCCGGAACCTCCGGCTCGTCCCCCTCATCCCGCCCAGGATTGAGTACCTCTACCTCCAGAACAACTTCATCGAGGCCCTGCCCGGCAGGTCCTTCCGCAACGCCACCGAGCTGAAGTGGATCAACCTGGACAACAACAGGATCTCCAGCCGCAAGGTGGACAAGGACCTCTTCACCATCCTgaacaaggtgctgttcctttacATGGCCAGGAACCGTCTGGACGCGGTGCCGTCCAACCTGCCCCCGAGCCTGGAGCAACTGCGCCTGGCCAGGAACCAGATCTCCAAGATCCCCCCGGGCACCTTCACCCACCTGGAGAACCTGACTCTGCTGGACCTCCACCACAACAACCTGCCCGACAATGTCTTCAACAGGAACACCTTCAAGGGTCTCAACAGCCTCATGCAGCTCAACCTGGCCCACAACTCCCTGAGGAAGATGCCCCCGACTGTCCCGCCCCACATCTTCCAGCTCTTCCTGGACAAGAACCGCATCAGCCAGATCCCCAGCAACTACTTCAAGAACCTGCACCAGTTGGCATTCCTCAGGTTGAATTTCAACCAGCTGACGGACAAGGGGATTCCCAATGGCATCTTCAACGTGTCAACGCTCCTTGACCTACACCTCTCCAACAACAAGCTCAACTCCATGCCTGTCATCAACCCAAAGCTGGAGCACCTCCATCTCAGCTACAACCACATCGAGC GCATCAATGGGAGTGAGGTGTGCCCACGTTCGCTCGCCAGCATCGCCCTGAACTCGCACGACCTGGAGGCGATTCCCCGTCTACGATACCTGCGCCTGGATGGCAATGCCCTGGTGCCGCCCATCCCCATAGACTTCATGATGTGTTTCAGGCTCCTCCAGGCCATCGTCATTTGA